The following coding sequences are from one Rutidosis leptorrhynchoides isolate AG116_Rl617_1_P2 chromosome 11, CSIRO_AGI_Rlap_v1, whole genome shotgun sequence window:
- the LOC139876129 gene encoding receptor-like protein kinase HERK 1 — translation MSILNGFAHLQIPLKDVQSATNNFLDESLIGQGGFGKIYKGKLFHHEQLIDIVARKLDGLGSKEFWRVISMLSSLRHQNLVHFVGFCYENNEMILVNKYEANGSLDRYIGDPITLTWMQRLQIRVGVARAISYIHYDEARDFSIVHRNVRSSKILLDDSWQPKLAGFELSMRSTKAGRDLYLFAQPCGMKGYVDPKYIESSSVTHKSDVYSFGVVLFEVLCGKRAFMETEGSGLMLSGLVKSHFENGTLDDTIA, via the coding sequence ATGTCTATACTCAATGGCTTTGCCCACTTACAAATTCCCCTTAAAGATGTACAAAGCGCGACCAACAACTTTTTGGATGAAAGTTTAATTGGACAAGGTGGATTTGGGAAAATCTACAAGGGAAAACTTTTTCATCATGAGCAATTGATCGATATCGTTGCACGGAAGTTAGATGGGTTGGGAAGCAAAGAGTTTTGGAGAGTGATTTCGATGCTTTCTAGTCTCAGACATCAAAATCTGGTACATTTTGTTGGGTTTTGTTACGAGAATAATGAGATGATTTTAGTAAATAAGTATGAGGCCAATGGAAGTCTTGACAGGTACATAGGTGACCCAATTACTCTTACGTGGATGCAGAGATTGCAAATACGTGTTGGCGTTGCGCGTGCAATCAGTTATATTCATTATGATGAGGCACGTGATTTTAGCATCGTACATCGTAACGTCAGGAGCTCAAAAATCTTACTAGATGACAGCTGGCAACCCAAGTTAGCTGGGTTTGAACTTTCCATGAGAAGCACAAAAGCTGGAAGGGATCTTTATCTTTTTGCTCAGCCATGTGGCATGAAAGGGTATGTTGATCCTAAATATATTGAATCTAGTAGTGTGACTCACAAGTCAGATGTGTATTCCTTCGGTGTTGTATTATTCGAAGTCTTATGTGGAAAGAGGGCTTTTATGGAGACAGAAGGGTCAGGATTAATGCTATCTGGTTTGGTCAAATCCCATTTTGAAAACGGAACGCTTGATGatacgattg